The segment CCCACGCGCCGTCTCAGATTCATTACTTCAGATCGTCTTATTGGCCACACGCGCCGTCCAATCGGCCATGTCGACCACCGATCTACCTATGGAAGAAATATCGTCTTCAACGGCCGCTGCACGTGCCTCCACGCGCCACCTGGGTTTCTGGCTTCTCCTCCACGCGCCGGTGACGCTGTCACGTGCATTCCACGTGCCGGAAAACTCCTGATGACGTCATCGATCCACGTCAGCAGCCACGCAAGCAcggccacgtcagccctagtacACGTCAGCGACACGTCATCAACCACGCCAGCAGTGTCGTCTCGTCAGCACCACGTCattgacccggaccgacccgacccggaccacccggatctgacccgtgagcactttgactgttgactttgacctggaccagttgactttgactttttgcgttgacctttgaccaaaagtcaaaatttccaaaagggcctatcttgctcagtttttcgcgtagattccgattttggcctccgtttcttcatttgaagctccgAAATTGGACatttggcacattcttcattgtggtttcttcgaaggcattcttcaaggcatctccaagtgatcttctcatgcttatccaacctcaagtcttcatcaagcttccgccttgagtttgagggagggtgttagagatatatattattcatattagcccaatgtaataggcccaaccctaattctactttgtgtgcaagtcaagtctcctacttgtactagaagtctattagtctagggtttagtcacctatatatactcatgttagggttcattgtaacacaggatgttattgtactacactctcatacaataaagatgtagcccttaagggattcctccgtggatgtaggccaccaaggctgaaccacgtaacccttgtgttctcagtgttcctcttctatgcttcctcttccgcatccattctagcatacacaacatgatataacacatcgcgttgctaatattcAACAGTTACTAAAGGTGTTGAAACCACACCGCTACCTACAACTTCACTGCCATTGCCAAAACTTACCTTGCTTGCAATATTAGGATCTGTACCAAATGGCAACAAGCATTGAGAAAACCTCTTGCTACCAAAGGTGGAACCTAATTGTGAAACAAGGGAATCAGACCCACCTCCTAAACCAATGATTCCCATTTCTTGGTCATTGAAAGTCCCGGTATTGTTGTGTCCACAACCAAAAGCAAGGTCAAAGGAAACGGTTTTCCCTGAGGTGGAAGTAATGGTGACTTTTTCTTTGGCCATAACACCTTGGGTTATGGAACCACTTCCATATCCATAAGTGTAACTGCAAAGATTTTGAGGAGAACAAGTGCCAGTGTCTATTAGATGACATTGTTCTGATTGACAAGAAATGTCACTGTATGTGGAGGACTTTTGAGGATCGAACATGGGATTAGTCTGATTGTAGCAGCCATCACATGGTACACATTGTGTCCACACAAGGTCACTACCTGTATCAGCAATGCCATAGATGTGTACCGGTGGTGTTCCGATTGAGACCTTCATGAGATGATGGCCTTTGTATGCAGATATTTGTGATTGGGGGACATTTGGATAGTATTTATTAGCATTGTAGAAAGGAGTGTTGAGAGAGTCTTGGCGGATTAGCTCAAAGGTAAAGCCACCATTGCGAGCGGCAGTTGCCAAAAGGCATACAAGATAATTTGAGAGAATAAAGGCAACAAGGAACCGTGGATGAAACATGACAATGCCGACCATTGAATTTGTGGCCTAAGGACAGAGTCACACATtgaaaagttttattatatacacTTTCTCTGCTCCTTTAATAATTGTACTTCTAAGGAATTTTCATTTAATGTGATttgaatattatattatattactaCCATTTTTAAAATGGTGTGCAGATTGCATTGCTAAATTTGGGATAATGTAAATTATGTAATACTAAATTCATTGACTCTCTGATATAGATAACAATTTGGAAACAACCCCCAAAAAAAGTCTctaaa is part of the Quercus robur chromosome 9, dhQueRobu3.1, whole genome shotgun sequence genome and harbors:
- the LOC126700219 gene encoding aspartic proteinase CDR1-like; its protein translation is MVGIVMFHPRFLVAFILSNYLVCLLATAARNGGFTFELIRQDSLNTPFYNANKYYPNVPQSQISAYKGHHLMKVSIGTPPVHIYGIADTGSDLVWTQCVPCDGCYNQTNPMFDPQKSSTYSDISCQSEQCHLIDTGTCSPQNLCSYTYGYGSGSITQGVMAKEKVTITSTSGKTVSFDLAFGCGHNNTGTFNDQEMGIIGLGGGSDSLVSQLGSTFGSKRFSQCLLPFGTDPNIASKVSFGNGSEVVGSGVVSTPLVTKEDKTPYFVTLEGISVGQTYVPFNFSGKVSKGNMFLDSGTPPTLLPENFYDRLVAEVQKQIPMDPIQVQDDADLGTQLCYRTEINLHDNAPILTVHFEGADVLLTPRHSFIPPKDGVYCFGMQSFGNIDIGIYGNFAQANYLIGFDRETMRVSFKSTDCSKQ